The genomic segment CAGCCCTTGGGCAGGCGTCCGGCCCGCGAGCAAGGCTGAGCGCCGTCGTCCGCGTTTCGTTCCAGAGCGATCAGTTCACCAATGATACGGTTGCCGCATGGCTGGCCTTTTACGTCGAGGCACAACGCTCGGAAGAGATGCGCCGCCTGCTGATCGTCTATACGCGCCGCCTGCGCTCCAACATCATGGACAGCCTCAACCGCCTCTGCCCGCCAGATGATGCGGCGCGCATTGCGGAAGGGGCCGCAGCACTGATCGATGGGCTCTATATCAGGCACAGCCTTCAAGCGGCCCCGCTCGGCCTTTCCGCCGCACCGGCGCTGGTCGAAAATTACTTCGACACCCAACTCAAACCCTTTTTTGACGCCCCTTCTCGTGAAGGCAAGCCGTCCATTCGTATTCTCTGAGGACCTTTTAGATGACATTGAAAGCCCAGCCCAAAGCCTCGCATTTCATCGATGGCGACTATGTCGAAGATACTGCGGGCACCGTATTCGAAAGCATTTATCCCGCGACCGGCGAAGTCGTGGCAAGGCTGCATGCCGCCACACCCGCCATTGTGGAGCGCGCAATCGCTTCCGCCAAGAAGGCACAGAAGGAGTGGGCGGCGATGAGTCCGACCGCGCGAGGTCGCATCCTGCGAAGAGCGGCGGATATTATGCGCGAGCGTAACCGCGAGCTTTCTGAACTGGAAACGCTGGATACCGGCAAGCCCATTCAGGAAACCATCGTCGCTGACCCGACCTCCGGTGCGGACAGCTTCGAGTTCTTCGGCGGCATCGCACCGTCTGCGCTGAACGGCGATTACATTCCCCTTGGCGGCGATTTTGCCTATACCAAGCGCGTGCCGCTCGGTGTCTGCGTCGGCATCGGCGCGTGGAACTACCCTCAGCAGATCGCCTGCTGGAAGGCCGCACCGGCGCTGGTCGCTGGCAATGCCATGGTTTTCAAGCCATCGGAAAACACACCGCTTGGCGCACTTAAGATTGCGGAAATTCTGATCGAAGCCGGGCTTCCCAAAGGTCTCTTCAACGTCATTCAGGGCGACCGGGACACAGGCCCACTGCTGGTCAACCACCCGGATGTCGCCAAGGTTTCGTTGACGGGTTCGGTTCCCACGGGTCGAAAGGTGGCCGCTGCCGCCGCCGGACATTTGAAGCACGTCACCATGGAACTCGGCGGCAAGTCGCCGCTCATCGTGTTTGATGATGCCGATATCGAAAGTGCTGTCGGCGGGGCGATGCTCGGCAATTTCTACTCGTCCGGCCAGGTCTGCTCCAACGGTACCCGCGTTTTCGTCCAGCGTGGCGCAAAGCAGCGCTTTCTCGATAACCTCAAATCCCGCACCGATGCGATGGTGATTGGCGACCCGATGGACGAGAGAACGCAGATCGGCCCTCTGGTGTCCAAGGCGCAGCAGGAAAAGGTGCTGGCCTATATTGAAAAGGGCAAAGCCGAGGGTGCCACGCTCATCACCGGCGGCGGCATTCCCAACCATGTTGCGGGCGAGGGTGCTTACGTGCAGCCCACGGTCTTTGCCGATGTAACTGACGGTATGACCATCGCACGCGAGGAAATCTTCGGGCCCGTCATGTGCGTGCTGGATTTCGATGACGAAGACGAAGTCATCGCCCGTGCCAACGCCACCGAATTCGGCCTCGCGGGCGGTGTCTTCACCGCCGACATCAACCGCGCCCACCGGGTGGTGGACCAGCTAGAGGCCGGTACGTTGTGGATCAACACGTATAATTTGTGCCCGGTGGAGATGCCGTTTGGTGGGTCGAAACAGTCCGGGTTCGGGCGGGAGAATTCTGCAGCGGCGCTTAGTCATTATAGTGAATTGAAGACGGTTTATGTGGCGATGGGCAAGGTGGACGCGCCGTATTGATCGGTACGCTCCCCTGCTAAGGGAGTATTGGGATCAGCGGCTCATCCTGGTCCTTCGAGGCCCGTTTCACGGGCACCTCAGGATGAGGATGAGAGTAAGCATTTTCGACCACGGGGACCGCCGAGAGGGCGATGGCTGTTGAAGCAGTCCTAAGTCCCTGAGGCAATCTTAGTAGCGCGCGTTTTTTATTAAGTAACAACACGTCTCTCCACCTCATCCTGAGGTGCCCGTAAAACGGGCCTCGAAGGGCGACGTGGCCACAGCAAAGAGCAACCACAATGCAAAACGCAGATTTCGTCATCGTCGGTTCGGGTTCCGCAGGCTCTGCAATGGCCTATCGCCTGTCGGAAGACGGCAAATATTCCGTCATCGTCATCGAGGCAGGCGGCTCGGATTTCGGCCCCTTCATCCAGATGCCCGCTGCCCTTGCATGGCCGATGAGCATGAAGCGTTACAATTGGGGCTACCACTCGGAGCCCGAACCGAACCTCAACAACCGCCGCATCACCGCGCCGCGCGGCAAGGTGCTGGGGGGCTCATCCTCCATCAACGGTCTTGTCTATGTTCGCGGCCATGCAGAGGATTTCAACCGGTGGGAGGCGCTGGGTGCGCAGGGTTGGGCCTATGCGGATGTGTTGCCTTACTTCAAGCGCATGGAAACCAGCCATGGCGGAGAAGAGGGCTGGCGCGGAACCGATGGACCGCTGCATGTGCAGCGCGGGCCGGTCAAAAATCCGCTGTTTCATGCCTTCGTCAAAGCCGGTTCGCAGGCCGGGTTCGAATTGACGGATGACTATAATGGCTCCAAGCAGGAGGGTTTCGGCCTGATGGAGCAGACAATCCACAATGGTCGCCGCTGGTCCGCCGCCAATGCCTATCTGCGGCCCGCCTTGAAACGCGGAAACGTGACGCTGGTGCAAGGTTTTGCGCGCAAGATCGTCATCGAAAACGGTCGCGCCACGGGCGTCGAGATCGAACGCCGTGGCAAAGTGGAAGCCGTGCGTGCCAACCGCGAGGTCATCGTCGCGGCGTCTTCCTTCAATTCGCCCAAGCTGCTGATGCTCTCGGGCATCGGCCCTGCCCAGCATCTGCAGGATCTGGGTATCGAGGTGAAGGTCGATCGTCCCGGTGTCGGTGCCAATCTTCAGGACCATATGGAGTTCTATTTCCAGCAGGTCTCCACCAAGCCCGTCTCGCTCTATTCATGGCTGCCATGGTTCTGGCAGGGCGTCGCGGGTGCGCAATGGCTGGTGACCAAGGGTGGTCTGGGTGCCTCCAACCAGTTCGAGGCCTGCGCTTTTCTGCGGTCCGAACCGGGGCTAAAGCAGCCGGATATCCAGTTCCATTTCCTGCCCGTCGCCATTTCCTATGATGGCAAGGCCGCGGCGAAAAGCCATGGTTTTCAAGTGCATGTCGGCTTCAACCTGTCGAAATCACGCGGCAATGTCACGCTGCGCTCGTCCGATCCGAAGGACGATCCGGTCATTCGCTTCAACTATATGAGCCACGCCGAAGACTGGGAGAAATTCCGCCATTGCGTTCGCCTCACGCGGGACATCTTCAGCCAGAAGGCATTCGACGATTATCGCGGACCAGAGATACAGCCGGGCGAGGGCGTGCAGTCGGACGACGCTATCGACGCTTTCCTGCGCGAGCATCTGGAAAGCGCCTACCACCCCTGTGGCACCTGCCGAATGGGCGACCGAGATGACCCGATGGCGGTGGTCGATCCCGAATGCCGGGTGATCGGTGTGGAGGCCTTACGCGTTGCCGACAGCTCGATCTTCCCGCATGTCACCTACGGCAACCTCAACGGCCCCTCGATCATGACGGGCGAGAAGGCGGCAGATCATATTCTGGGGAGGCAGCCGCTGCCGCGCTCCAATCAGGAGCCGTGGGTCAATCCGCGCGCAGCAGTGAGCGATCGGTAGAGGTCAGTGGTAATCGTCTTCGCGTTGGTGGCGAATTGCGAGGATGGTGATTTTTTCTGAAGTCTCGACCTCAAACAAGACGACATATCCTGAAGAGCCAAATGGAATGATCAACTCACGTAAGAAAGGATTTACGGGGTCGACCTTGCGGAAACTCATCGGGAAATCGCCAAGCGCGTTGTTGCCCTTTTGAATGGCATCGTATGCGCGCTGTGCCGCGTACTTATCGTAATCGAGAAGATATCTGTAGAGGCGCATAATATCATCACGCGCTTTGTCCGCGAGAAATATTTGATACGTCACTGTTTTTTGTCTTCCGCGAGCTTTGCGTCCAGCATGGATTTCAGTTCTGCAAGAACTTCATCTGCTGAATAATAAATACCAGTCCGCTTCGATTCTTCTCTTGCGGCAAGTCCACGCGCAATAAACTCCGCCTGTGATTTGCGAATTTCGACCTGCTTGCGAACCGCCGCTTCCATGAACGCGGAGAGCGTCTCGCCTTCGTTTAAAACGCTTTCCGCCTTGTCACGAAATTCCGGCTCAACGCGTAGGGAAGGCAACGTGGCAGTCTTTAAGATTCGGCTCATGAGTAATAACCCCGCATTGCAATTGCGATGCGTGATCGTGCTCCTTTTCTAGCCAATTGTCAAAGATGCGGTTGAAATCGATGCGGGACGGGTCGATAACGGGCCCTCCTGACACCTGTCAAATTCCTACCTCAAAATGTCTGGATCATCATGCCTGCCAAGTCCCAAAAGCTGAAAATGCTGCGTCGTACCCGTGTCGTGTGGGGATCGTGGCGCATCTGGAAACCGCGGGCCGTGTTCTGGCTGGGTGCGCTTGCCGTTGGCGTCATCAGCGTTGTGTTTGCGATCTTGGCAGACCATGCTCAGCATCTTTTTTCCGTGGCAGTCTCGTCCGGGCAATATACGTATCTGTTGCCTTTGGTGATCAGCCCCTTGGGGTTCATGTTGTGCACCTGGCTTGCTTTTTCATTCTTTCCCAATGCGCAGGGCAGCGGTATTCCGCAGGCCATTGCGGCGCGTCACTTTCATGATGATGAGGATCGATCCCGTCTTCTTTCGCTGAAGCTTGCTTTCGGCAAGATCGTGCTGACGGTTGCGGGTCTCCTCTCCGGGGCCTCGATAGGCCGTGAAGGCCCGACTGTGCAGGTGGGAGCCTCGATCATGCTTCAGGCCGCACGCTGGGGCGGCATGGCGCAGGCCAGAGGTCTTATTCTCGCAGGCTCTGCCGCTGGCATCGCCGCCGCTTTCAACACGCCTTTGGCCGGTATCGTCTTTGCCATCGAGGAGATGGGCAAAGCCTACGAAACCCGCACCAACGGCATCGTGCTGACAGCCGTCATTCTCGCGGGCCTCTCATCCATCGGGCTCGTCGGAAGCTACAATTATTTCGGCACGAGCGCCATGATGGCGACCACTGCCATCGATTGGCTGCTGGTGTTGATCTGCGGTCTTCTCGGAGGCGTACTGGGTGCTCTGTTCAGTTCAACAGCCGTCAAAATCATGGCGCGCATTCGCCGCTGGAGCCATGTGCTACCGCTGAAACGCCTGCTGATCGTCGCCGCGACCTGCGGTCTGCTGTCCGCCATTATCGGTATCGTCTCAGGCGGCACGACCTATGGTACGGGTTACGAACAGGCCCGCGCCGCCATTGAAGGCCACGCTGCTCCTGCCATCTTCTTCATCGAAAAACTGCTGGCCACATTCCTCGCTATGCTATCCGGCATCCCCGGCGGCTTTTTCGCGCCTTCGCTCTCAGTCGGCACCGCACTTGGCAGCACGGTTGCGGATATGATCGGCGCCAGTATTGGCCTCGGTGCCATTCTCGGCATGGCTGGATATTTTTCCGGCGTCACGCAGGCGCCGATGACGACATTTGTCATCATTCTCGAAATGACGGGAAATCACCGCTGCATGATCCCCATCATGGCAGCATCCATGATCGGCTATCTGGCCTCGCGTATCATCATGCCGGAGCAGTTCTATCACGGAATGGCGCGTGTCTTCGTCGCCAACGTCATTCGCTCGCGACGCGCGGAGCATGCGCCGGACCATTGACGCGCTGGCGTCAGGCGCTGGTCGGCGGTCTCTCGGGGGCAGGCTCGAAAGAGTTGACGCCGAAATAACCGAGCCCAGGAATTTTGATGCCCGGGTTCATCACGTCGATGCCTGCTACGAGGCCTAAGAAGTTGACCTCGAAGCCGCTTCTGGCACCTGCCGAGACGCCGAAAATGCCGCCAAGCGAAAGACTGACATCCTTCCAGTCGTCGGCGACGTGGATGAACTCGCCATTGGGCAGGTAGTCGCGACCAACGGCATCGGGCGGCAGAACGACGCCGAGTTCCGGCACGCTGCGCAGCACGTGGGCGACGAAGGTGTTGGAGTTGGGGCCGGGATAAATATGATATCCGCCCGCCTTGCCATAGGGATAGTCGGCAATGGCCTGCTGCACTTTCGGTATCAGCTTTTCGGCCTCTTCGCCATGCAGCTCCACCACCAGACGTGGCATGTTGGAGTACCAATAGGCATCCGGCGCATAGGCATTGCGGCGAATGGGGTTGCCCCAGCCGACCTTGTCGTAACGCTCATAGCTATCCGCGCCCTGCGGCTTCATCACGATCCAGGCGTGGCTGGCGATCGAGCCTTTGAAGCCGCCGGTCATGGCGGAATAGACGTAGATGGCGGCTGGCTTGTCGGCGGGTGCCTGTGGCAAAATACCGGCGGAAGACCAGCGCGCATTGCGATAGCCGGTCGGATGTTCCTTCATGGCCCAGAGACCAGCCGAGGCAAGCGCGGGCAAAAGATAGATGATGAGAATGGCAAGCAGCAAACGTTTGGCAACTTTCAACGATGGGCCTCGTGCATCAATAAGAGAAGTTGGATAGAACGATCTCAATTTCGTATTTTTTGAGGCCGGACCCATGCACAACCCCGTTACCGTCGAAGTCACCAGAGGAAATCTCGTCGAAAGCCGCCATCGCGGCATGGCCGTGGTGGTGGATGGTGATGGCTCCGTCGTGTTTTCCGCAGGCGATGTGGAAGGTGGCGTGTTTCCACGCTCCGCCTGCAAGGCGATGCAGGCGCTGCCGCTCATCGAAAGCGGGGCTGCGGATGCTTACGGATTTGGAAACCGGGAACTGGCCTTTGCCTGCGCCTCCCATTCGGGCGAAGATGCTCATGCGCAGCTTGCGGCGGCCATGCTTGCTAAGGCAGGCAGGGACGTCGACACACTGGAATGCGGCGCGCACTGGTCGTCTGACCAGAAGACCATCATCCATCAGGCCCGCACGATGGATAGGCCCACGGCCCTTCACAACAATTGCTCCGGCAAACATTCCGGCTTCGTCTGCACCTGCGTCCATTCAGGCATGGAGACGAAGGGCTATGTCGGTTACGACCATCCTCTTCAGGCCGAGATACGCGCGACGATGGAAAGCCTGACCGGTGCCATGCTGGGTCATGACAATTGCGGTGTCGATGGCTGCTCCATCCCGACCTATGCCGTGCCGCTAAAGGGGCTGGCCCATGGCTTTGCCAGAATGGCGACGGGGCAGGGGTTGGGTGCAGGCCGCGCCAAAGCCTCCCGCCGTCTGATCGACGCCTGCATGGCGGAGCCGTTTTATGTGGCCGGCACGGGCCGCACCTGCACGCGGCTGATGGAACTCGCACCCGGCCAGATTTTCGCAAAGACGGGTGCGGAAGGCGTGTTTGTTGCCGGCTTGCCGCAGCAGGGCATCGCCATGGCGGTGAAGTGCGAGGATGGCACCACACGGGCTGCAGAAGCGATGATTGCAGCGCTTCTGGCACGAAACTTCGACAAGGATAGCGCGGAGCGCCACGCGCTTGTGTCCATGGCCAACCGTCCCATGAAAAACTGGAACGGCATCCATGTCGGCGATATCAGGGTGACGGGAGTCCTCGCTTAGCCTTAGGCGGGCTCGGCGGTGCGCGCATCCCACATGGCCTTAAAGGCCGGGCGTGCCTGGCAGCGTTCCAGCCAGGCCGTGACCGCGGGGTTGGCTTCAAACAGCGGCCCATGCGCCTGGGCGTATCGCACCACTTCTGCTGCATTGATATCCGCTACGCTGAAACGGTTGCCGACCAGATAATCGCTGCCCGACAGATGCTGTTCGAGAACCTTGAACGGACGACGCAGCATGCGCGCGGCGACCTCGATGACGGCTTGACCGGCATCGGTGCCTGCAAGTCCTTCGGCAGCGGTCGAAGAAATCTTCAGCGCATTGGTCTCGATTTCCGTCGCAGCGAAGAACGACCATTGCATCATCTGCGCGTCTTCGGCCAGATCCGCAGGCGCGAGCGCCGTTCCATGCTTGCGCGCCAGATAAAGATTGATGGCCATGGATTCGTACAGAACCATGCCGTCATCATCGATGCAGGGAATGGTGCCCATGGGATTGACCGCAAGATAGGATGGCGTCAGCGTGTTGACAGGCGCATCGGCAGCGAGCGGATCGCTGAGGCGGCGTGCCTGAATGACCGGCACATGTTTGAACTCCAGTCCCAGTTCGCCCGCCAGCCACAATGTGCGCGTTGCGCGAGAGCGATAGACCCCATAGATCGTCAGCATTCCATATCCCCTCAGATGTGTTGGTGGCAAGCCTATTGCTGCTACGCGCAAAACAAAAGCGGGAATGTCACAGTGCCAATATTTTTTGACTATCTAACGCATCCCTGAATTGCATTTTCCATCAATTCAATTTATCAGCTCTGTAGCTTTGTTATTGTCAACTCGTGAATATATTCAAGATATATATTGAGTGTTATAGCTCATATTAATTGAGCATAAGTTATTATGCTCTATGGTGATATCCGCTGTACCAGGTCTAAAAGTATGGTTTCGGTTGCAAGATCAACACGGTATGGAAAAGCTCGGCAGTATGAGGCTCTTGCGTAATGCGGGACGAAAATAGCGCTCGATCGTTCGACATGGTGGAAGTGAAGGATGCGTTCCTCACGAATGGCTTGTTGGACGTACGCCTGGCCTATCTGCTGGATAATATACCGGAGATGGTATTCCTGAAGGATGCCGCTGGATATTATACCTATATGAACGCAGCCGCGCTGGCGTCGCTCGGTCATCCTCCAGATCACATTCGCGGCCGCAGGCTGACGATCTATGATATGGCGCCCTACGATGTGGCGCGGCGGCTGGACGAGATCGACCAGCGTATCCTGACGACGGGTGTCGGGATCTATGAGGCCGAAGAGCGCGTGGGCACCCAGGACGGGCAGGTGCGCTGGTTTTCGGGAACACGCATCCCCATGCGCAACGAGCTGGGCGAAATAACTGGTATTGCAGGCATTTCGCGAAATATCACCGCTGCCAAGTGGCAGGAAACGCTGCGGCGCAGCCATGCCTCGCTTCTGGAAATGATCGTTCACGGAGAGCCACTCGGCACCGTTCTTGACGCCATCGTCGGCACTGTTGAAAATATTCTCGACAACCTGTCCGGCTCCATTCTTTTCGTGGAGCAGAACCGCTTGCGCACGGCATCGGCACCCTCTTTGCACAAGACCTATACGTCGGTGATCGACGGGGTGGAAATCGGCCCGGATGTCGGTTCCTGCGGCACGGCGGCATGGCGTCGCGAGGCGGTCTATGTCAGCGACACTTATCACGATCCGCTTTGGAAAAACTTCGCCGAAGCTGCAATGCGCCACGGCCTGCGCTCCTGCTGGTCCACGCCCATCATCGGCAATGGCGGTGTGTTGCTGGGCACCTTCGCTCTCTATTCCGGCACGGTGCGCAAGCCTTCCCCACTCGAAATCGAAATCATCGACATGGCGACCAACATCGCCGGTATTGCTATTGACCAGCGCCGTGCCGAAGAGCGCGCGCACTTCATGGCGCATCACGACCCGCTGACCGGGCTCTACAACAGAAACCTGTTCTGGACCCAGTTCAGCCGCGCCATCCACGAGGCCAAGCGCGAAAACCGGCTGGTGGCGATCACCTATATCGACCTCGATAATTTCAAGCAGATCAACGATACGCACGGCCATGCCGTAGGCGATGCGGTCCTGCGCAACCTGGCGGATCGCATTTCAAGCTGCATCAGGGCGTCCGACATTGCAGTGCGATTGGGTGGTGATGAGTTCGCCATCATTTTCAGCAACCCCAAGCACGACGAAGAGGGCATTCTTCGGCGGCTGGAAGCCATTCGCCAACGCGCCGCAGAGCCGATTGAGTTGACGCAGGGCTGTCTCTCCGTCACCTGCTCGTCCGGCACGGCTTTCTATCCCGGTGATGGCGATACGCCGGAAGCGCTGCTGGCGAAAGCGGATGCCGCCATGTATGCGGCGAAGAAAGACGGGCGCAACAGCGTGCGCGTTTCCGATCAGTCCGCGGGCAGCGGCATCTGAAATCATAATCGTCGTTACGCGTCGTCCGGCTTCGGTGTCGCCATCAGCGCGACGGCATCCGGCGCAAGGCGTTTTTCGAACCGTCCGATGAAGCGGTCGAACAGACGCGAAAAGTCCGCCACGTCCTGTTCGGGCCAGTCGCTGACGACGTCGCGGATAATGCTGATTTTAGCGCTGCGCATTTCAGCCAGAATGCTGTGGCCCAGCGGCGTGATGTCGATGACGCTGCGGCGCCCGTCTTCCTGGGACGCTTCCCGTTTCAAAAGACCTCTGCTGACCATTTCCGTCACCACGCGGCTGCCGCGCGATGGGTCGAGACGCATGGCATCGGCAATGGCACCCACTGTGGACGAGCCTTCGGCGCGGTTGACGATATCAAGCACATCGATATGCGAGAGCTCCAGCCCGGGGGCTAGCTTGGCGATGGCCATGCGGCCAATCACGCGTCGCCCTATCATCAGCCGCATACGCGTCATGGTGTGGCTGATATCCAGCACGTCATCGCGATCGGTGTTTTCACACTCTTTCGATAGTGACGCGTGCTCGTTCATATCCGCAATTCCCCTGACAATTCTCACCCACCATAGCACAGACACAGAAATGTGCCATTGACATATATATGCGAAAGGCACATAAATTGTCCATCAAGCGTGAGACCTTTCCATGGATATGTCCGTTACGCCTGTGGCGCCCCTCGTAACCGATCGCCGTCGCAGGCTTGTTGTGTTCTCTTTTCTGATGTTGGCCATGTTCATGGCGACGCTCGACAACCAGATCGTATCGACGGCTCTGCCGACGATCGTGGGTGAGTTCGGCGCGCTGGAGCGCTTCGGCTGGATCGGCTCTGCCTATCTTCTGGCCACCAGCGCCGTCATGCCTGTCTATGGCAAATTGGGCGATCTCTTCGGGCGCAAATACGTCATGATGGCCGCTATC from the Agrobacterium vaccinii genome contains:
- a CDS encoding type II toxin-antitoxin system RelE/ParE family toxin, yielding MTYQIFLADKARDDIMRLYRYLLDYDKYAAQRAYDAIQKGNNALGDFPMSFRKVDPVNPFLRELIIPFGSSGYVVLFEVETSEKITILAIRHQREDDYH
- a CDS encoding chloride channel protein; its protein translation is MPAKSQKLKMLRRTRVVWGSWRIWKPRAVFWLGALAVGVISVVFAILADHAQHLFSVAVSSGQYTYLLPLVISPLGFMLCTWLAFSFFPNAQGSGIPQAIAARHFHDDEDRSRLLSLKLAFGKIVLTVAGLLSGASIGREGPTVQVGASIMLQAARWGGMAQARGLILAGSAAGIAAAFNTPLAGIVFAIEEMGKAYETRTNGIVLTAVILAGLSSIGLVGSYNYFGTSAMMATTAIDWLLVLICGLLGGVLGALFSSTAVKIMARIRRWSHVLPLKRLLIVAATCGLLSAIIGIVSGGTTYGTGYEQARAAIEGHAAPAIFFIEKLLATFLAMLSGIPGGFFAPSLSVGTALGSTVADMIGASIGLGAILGMAGYFSGVTQAPMTTFVIILEMTGNHRCMIPIMAASMIGYLASRIIMPEQFYHGMARVFVANVIRSRRAEHAPDH
- a CDS encoding asparaginase, which translates into the protein MHNPVTVEVTRGNLVESRHRGMAVVVDGDGSVVFSAGDVEGGVFPRSACKAMQALPLIESGAADAYGFGNRELAFACASHSGEDAHAQLAAAMLAKAGRDVDTLECGAHWSSDQKTIIHQARTMDRPTALHNNCSGKHSGFVCTCVHSGMETKGYVGYDHPLQAEIRATMESLTGAMLGHDNCGVDGCSIPTYAVPLKGLAHGFARMATGQGLGAGRAKASRRLIDACMAEPFYVAGTGRTCTRLMELAPGQIFAKTGAEGVFVAGLPQQGIAMAVKCEDGTTRAAEAMIAALLARNFDKDSAERHALVSMANRPMKNWNGIHVGDIRVTGVLA
- a CDS encoding DUF3750 domain-containing protein codes for the protein MKVAKRLLLAILIIYLLPALASAGLWAMKEHPTGYRNARWSSAGILPQAPADKPAAIYVYSAMTGGFKGSIASHAWIVMKPQGADSYERYDKVGWGNPIRRNAYAPDAYWYSNMPRLVVELHGEEAEKLIPKVQQAIADYPYGKAGGYHIYPGPNSNTFVAHVLRSVPELGVVLPPDAVGRDYLPNGEFIHVADDWKDVSLSLGGIFGVSAGARSGFEVNFLGLVAGIDVMNPGIKIPGLGYFGVNSFEPAPERPPTSA
- the betI gene encoding transcriptional regulator BetI, whose amino-acid sequence is MPKVGMEPLRKKALMDAALRAIGQNGSLNVTMSDIAREAGVSAALAHHYFGSKQQLLLETIRSLLRALRRDAITALGQASGPRARLSAVVRVSFQSDQFTNDTVAAWLAFYVEAQRSEEMRRLLIVYTRRLRSNIMDSLNRLCPPDDAARIAEGAAALIDGLYIRHSLQAAPLGLSAAPALVENYFDTQLKPFFDAPSREGKPSIRIL
- a CDS encoding YlcI/YnfO family protein, which produces MSRILKTATLPSLRVEPEFRDKAESVLNEGETLSAFMEAAVRKQVEIRKSQAEFIARGLAAREESKRTGIYYSADEVLAELKSMLDAKLAEDKKQ
- the betB gene encoding betaine-aldehyde dehydrogenase, with translation MKAQPKASHFIDGDYVEDTAGTVFESIYPATGEVVARLHAATPAIVERAIASAKKAQKEWAAMSPTARGRILRRAADIMRERNRELSELETLDTGKPIQETIVADPTSGADSFEFFGGIAPSALNGDYIPLGGDFAYTKRVPLGVCVGIGAWNYPQQIACWKAAPALVAGNAMVFKPSENTPLGALKIAEILIEAGLPKGLFNVIQGDRDTGPLLVNHPDVAKVSLTGSVPTGRKVAAAAAGHLKHVTMELGGKSPLIVFDDADIESAVGGAMLGNFYSSGQVCSNGTRVFVQRGAKQRFLDNLKSRTDAMVIGDPMDERTQIGPLVSKAQQEKVLAYIEKGKAEGATLITGGGIPNHVAGEGAYVQPTVFADVTDGMTIAREEIFGPVMCVLDFDDEDEVIARANATEFGLAGGVFTADINRAHRVVDQLEAGTLWINTYNLCPVEMPFGGSKQSGFGRENSAAALSHYSELKTVYVAMGKVDAPY
- a CDS encoding MarR family winged helix-turn-helix transcriptional regulator — protein: MTRMRLMIGRRVIGRMAIAKLAPGLELSHIDVLDIVNRAEGSSTVGAIADAMRLDPSRGSRVVTEMVSRGLLKREASQEDGRRSVIDITPLGHSILAEMRSAKISIIRDVVSDWPEQDVADFSRLFDRFIGRFEKRLAPDAVALMATPKPDDA
- a CDS encoding sensor domain-containing protein, with the protein product MRDENSARSFDMVEVKDAFLTNGLLDVRLAYLLDNIPEMVFLKDAAGYYTYMNAAALASLGHPPDHIRGRRLTIYDMAPYDVARRLDEIDQRILTTGVGIYEAEERVGTQDGQVRWFSGTRIPMRNELGEITGIAGISRNITAAKWQETLRRSHASLLEMIVHGEPLGTVLDAIVGTVENILDNLSGSILFVEQNRLRTASAPSLHKTYTSVIDGVEIGPDVGSCGTAAWRREAVYVSDTYHDPLWKNFAEAAMRHGLRSCWSTPIIGNGGVLLGTFALYSGTVRKPSPLEIEIIDMATNIAGIAIDQRRAEERAHFMAHHDPLTGLYNRNLFWTQFSRAIHEAKRENRLVAITYIDLDNFKQINDTHGHAVGDAVLRNLADRISSCIRASDIAVRLGGDEFAIIFSNPKHDEEGILRRLEAIRQRAAEPIELTQGCLSVTCSSGTAFYPGDGDTPEALLAKADAAMYAAKKDGRNSVRVSDQSAGSGI
- a CDS encoding glutathione S-transferase family protein, which encodes MLTIYGVYRSRATRTLWLAGELGLEFKHVPVIQARRLSDPLAADAPVNTLTPSYLAVNPMGTIPCIDDDGMVLYESMAINLYLARKHGTALAPADLAEDAQMMQWSFFAATEIETNALKISSTAAEGLAGTDAGQAVIEVAARMLRRPFKVLEQHLSGSDYLVGNRFSVADINAAEVVRYAQAHGPLFEANPAVTAWLERCQARPAFKAMWDARTAEPA
- the betA gene encoding choline dehydrogenase, with the translated sequence MQNADFVIVGSGSAGSAMAYRLSEDGKYSVIVIEAGGSDFGPFIQMPAALAWPMSMKRYNWGYHSEPEPNLNNRRITAPRGKVLGGSSSINGLVYVRGHAEDFNRWEALGAQGWAYADVLPYFKRMETSHGGEEGWRGTDGPLHVQRGPVKNPLFHAFVKAGSQAGFELTDDYNGSKQEGFGLMEQTIHNGRRWSAANAYLRPALKRGNVTLVQGFARKIVIENGRATGVEIERRGKVEAVRANREVIVAASSFNSPKLLMLSGIGPAQHLQDLGIEVKVDRPGVGANLQDHMEFYFQQVSTKPVSLYSWLPWFWQGVAGAQWLVTKGGLGASNQFEACAFLRSEPGLKQPDIQFHFLPVAISYDGKAAAKSHGFQVHVGFNLSKSRGNVTLRSSDPKDDPVIRFNYMSHAEDWEKFRHCVRLTRDIFSQKAFDDYRGPEIQPGEGVQSDDAIDAFLREHLESAYHPCGTCRMGDRDDPMAVVDPECRVIGVEALRVADSSIFPHVTYGNLNGPSIMTGEKAADHILGRQPLPRSNQEPWVNPRAAVSDR